The sequence TCGAGCCCGACCGCTCGCTCTCCCACTCAGCCAACTTTCTCTTAATGCTGAATGGAGAGAAGCCCTCCTCCACTGCCGAACGCGCGTTAGATATTGCCCTGGTTCTTCACGCCGACCACGAGCTGAATGCATCTACCTTCGCGGCGCGGGTCACCGCGGCCACTCTTTCCGATATGCATTCGGCAATTACTTCGGCCATTGGCGCATTGAAAGGGCCGTTGCACGGTGGCGCCAACGAGGCAGTTTTCGCCGTGCTGAAGAGCATCAGTAACGCCGGAGCTGATCCCGTCGAATACATTCGAGGTCAACTCGCGCAGAAGAAGAAGATTCCCGGTTTCGGGCATCGCGTTTACCATACCGAAGACCCCCGCGCCACCCACCTGCGGAAGATGTCGCGCGAGCTCGGCGCCTCCGGTGGAGACGGAAAATGGTTTGACTATTCCCGCCGCATTGAAGAGTTCATGAAGAACGACAAGAAGCTCAACGCCAATGTTGACTTCTACTCAGCATCCACTTATCACTCATTGGGCATCGAGGTTGACCTGTTCACCCCAGTTTTTGCCGTCTCGCGGATAAGCGGCTGGGCGGCACACGTCATCGAGCAGCTCGACGACAATCGTCTGATTCGTCCCCGCGCCGACTATATCGGCCCCGCGTACCCGCAAAAGTATGTGCCGATAGAGAAGCGATAGGCTGGCCCCTCGCGTCGCCGGCTGTCCCCAGCAATCGGGTCCATTTCATTTTCATGCTGACCAAGTGCTTCTCCAGGCGGGCGCCTGGATTCCCGATGAACTGAGTCCAGCCGCGGAGCGGCGGAACAGCGTTTAGCCCAGGGCGTAAGCCCTGGGAAGGTGCGCAAAGAAAATCTGAGCCCCGGAAGGGCGACATCAAACGCGCTAAAATGACCGCAGGATATGCGCCGCGTCTATCTTGACAATAACGCCAGCACGCCGGTTCTCCCGGAAGTTTTTGAGGCCATGCGCCCCTACTTCGGAGAGAACTTCGGCAACGCGTCTTCCATCCACCATCATGGACAGGAAACGCGGGCGGCGGTTGAACGCGCGCGCGAATCCGTGGCCGCGCTGCTGGGTTGCAAGACCACAGAAGTCGTCTTCACTAGCGGCGGCACCGAAGCCGACAATCTGGCGATCTTCGGACTAGTCCGTCCCGGCGACCATGTAATTACGTCAACCATCGAGCACCACGCTGTTCTCAATTCTGGAAAGCGGCTGGAAGAAATGGGCTGCGAAGTCACTTACGTTCCAGTTGATTCTCGAGGCCTGGTCGATCCTGGCGACGTCCGCCGCGCGCTGCGTCCCAACACTCGCCTCATCTCCATCATGATGGCGAACAACGAGAGTGGTGTGCTGCAGCCGGTAGAAGAGATCGCCACGATCGCGCGCGAAGCGTCCGTCGCTTTTCACACTGACGCTGTACAGGCCGCGGGCAAGGTGCAGCTCGAGGTCAAGCGCATCGGTTGCGACCTGCTCTCCATCTCCGGCCACAAAATGCACGCGCCTCAGGGAATCGGCGCGCTGTACGTGCGGAAGGGAACAAAGCTCCAGCCACAGCTTTATGGCGGACGTCACGAGCGTTCGCGCCGTGCCGGCACGGAGAACGTCCCTGCGATCGTTGCGTTGGGGAAGGCGGCTGAGGTCGCCGCTCAAGGCTTGCGTGATGGTTCGGTCGCCAAAATTGCAGCGCTGCGCGATCGGCTCGAGAGCACAATTACGGAATCCGTCGAAGCTGTCAAAGTGAATGGCGGTTCCGCTCCCCGCGTGCCCAATACTACGAACCTTCATTTTGATGGCATCGAAGGGGAAGCCTTGGTGATCGCTCTTGATCTCAAGGGACTGGCTGTTTCCACGGGTGCCGCCTGTTCCTCGGGGGCGATTGAGCCCTCGCACGTGCTTACCGCGATGGGCTTGCGTCCTGACCAGGCTCGTGCCAGCCTGCGCTTCAGCCTCGGCAAGCAGAACACGGCTGAGGACGTGGATTTCGCGCTAAACCTGATCCCGCAGACCGTCACCCGCCTGCGTGAACTGTCTCCCGTTTACAATAGTAATTAGCAAGGACGCTGCTCGCTTGAGCCGATGTGCAGCTTCGGCCAGGCGCTAACAGCCGTTTTTTATGTCTGACTCTCGCACCATTGCCGTGGCCATGTCGGGCGGTGTGGACTCTTCCACCGTCGCGGCCATGCTGCGCGCCGAGGGGCACAACGTTGTCGGCTTGACCATGCAGCTCTGGAACCAGCGCCGCCTCGCCGGCGAGGAGGGGATGCCCGAGGCCGTCCAGGGGCGCTGCTGCTCGCTTGATGACGTTTACGACGCGCGCCGCGTTGCTGAGACCATCGGCATTCCTTATTACGTGGTCAACCAGGAGCAGCGCTTCGAAGACGATGTAGTCCGCCCATTCGTGGACGAGTACCTTAGCGGTCGCACGCCCATTCCGTGCAGCCTGTGCAACAACCACATCAAGTTTGATCAGTTGCTGATCACGGCTCGCCAGATTGGCGCGGACCGGCTGGCCACAGGCCACTATGCCCGGGTGGAGTTCGATTCCGCCGGCGGACGCTGGCTCCTAAAGCGTCCCGTGGATCGAAGCAAGGATCAAACCTACTTCCTCTTCGGACTCACTCAGCAGCAGCTCAGTCGCACGCTGTTCCCTCTGGGCGGACTGCGCAAGTCCGAAGTTCGG comes from Terriglobales bacterium and encodes:
- a CDS encoding citrate synthase gives rise to the protein MSSLTASHAPKGLEGVVATTSSICFIDGDRGVLAYRGIDIHDLADHSTFEETCHLLWFGALPTEAQLRDLQSRLAEERRLDPAVIDLLKTAPKTALPMDVLRSAVSVLSFYDADDKKNDHDANIRKAIRLTSQIAMIVAAYDRIRKGRPVVEPDRSLSHSANFLLMLNGEKPSSTAERALDIALVLHADHELNASTFAARVTAATLSDMHSAITSAIGALKGPLHGGANEAVFAVLKSISNAGADPVEYIRGQLAQKKKIPGFGHRVYHTEDPRATHLRKMSRELGASGGDGKWFDYSRRIEEFMKNDKKLNANVDFYSASTYHSLGIEVDLFTPVFAVSRISGWAAHVIEQLDDNRLIRPRADYIGPAYPQKYVPIEKR
- a CDS encoding cysteine desulfurase family protein, which codes for MRRVYLDNNASTPVLPEVFEAMRPYFGENFGNASSIHHHGQETRAAVERARESVAALLGCKTTEVVFTSGGTEADNLAIFGLVRPGDHVITSTIEHHAVLNSGKRLEEMGCEVTYVPVDSRGLVDPGDVRRALRPNTRLISIMMANNESGVLQPVEEIATIAREASVAFHTDAVQAAGKVQLEVKRIGCDLLSISGHKMHAPQGIGALYVRKGTKLQPQLYGGRHERSRRAGTENVPAIVALGKAAEVAAQGLRDGSVAKIAALRDRLESTITESVEAVKVNGGSAPRVPNTTNLHFDGIEGEALVIALDLKGLAVSTGAACSSGAIEPSHVLTAMGLRPDQARASLRFSLGKQNTAEDVDFALNLIPQTVTRLRELSPVYNSN
- the mnmA gene encoding tRNA 2-thiouridine(34) synthase MnmA; this encodes MSDSRTIAVAMSGGVDSSTVAAMLRAEGHNVVGLTMQLWNQRRLAGEEGMPEAVQGRCCSLDDVYDARRVAETIGIPYYVVNQEQRFEDDVVRPFVDEYLSGRTPIPCSLCNNHIKFDQLLITARQIGADRLATGHYARVEFDSAGGRWLLKRPVDRSKDQTYFLFGLTQQQLSRTLFPLGGLRKSEVRELAREHGLMLADKPDSQEICFVPGGDYKQFLDAYLAEQGEALPDTSGELVTTTGEVIGEHGGIQNFTVGQRKGLGVATGSPLYVLEIDGTRRQVIVGSEDQLYSRTLRANRVNWIAFEQLSSPLRVEVKIRHRHEAAPATLESAAPGEALVTFDQPQRAITPGQAAVFYDGDVVVGGGWIV